A window of Rhododendron vialii isolate Sample 1 chromosome 13a, ASM3025357v1 contains these coding sequences:
- the LOC131314420 gene encoding uncharacterized protein LOC131314420 — protein sequence MMKKAIPPKIIAEKYGLPGVPNFETSHLLPHRWRFGGGLFPKTMACWSLEKSDLETTTTTTTTTNTELRVNVRPATEAHAEEAVEALKDGKVIAVPTDTLYGFACDACSVEAVNRTYEIKGRKHTSPFAICVGDISDIKRFAITDHLTPGLLDCLLPGPVTLVLSRGDSSILEKSLNPGLDTIGVRVPDCSFIRVIARGSGSALALTSANLSGQPSSVCIKDFEKLWKHCAYVYDGGVLPSGRAGSTVVQLTKPGKYKILRAGSAKEETVAVLQRHSRLDDAMDT from the exons ATGATGAAGAAAGCTATTCCGCCCAAAATCATCGCAGAGAAATACGGTCTCCCAG gagtGCCAAATTTTGAAACATCGCATCTGCTGCCGCACAGATGGAGATTTGGAGGGGGATTATTTCCGAAGACGATGGCTTGTTGGAGTTTGGAGAAATCAGATTTagaaactactactactactactactactactaatacTGAGTTGAGAGTAAATGTTCGGCCAGCAACAGAAGCTCATGCGGAAGAGGCAGTTGAAGCTCTGAAAGATGGGAAGGTCATTGCCGTCCCCACTGACACTCTCTATGGTTTCGCGTGTGATGCTTG CTCTGTGGAAGCAGTTAATAGGACGTACGAGATTAAAGGGCGTAAACACACAAGCCCTTTTGCAATATGTGTTGGGGACATATCAGATATTAAACGATTTGCTATAACAGACCATTTAACTCCTGGCTTGCTCGATTGTCTCCTCCCAGGACCTGTAACTCTGGTGCTAAGCCGAG GGGACTCTAGTATTCTAGAGAAGTCGTTGAACCCTGGATTAGATACTATTGGAGTTCGAGTACCAGACTGTAGCTTTATAAGGGTTATTGCCCGTGGATCCGGAAGTGCACTAGCCCTAACAAGTGCAAACCTAAGTGGGCAACCAAGTAGTGTTTGcataaaagattttgaaaaactcTGGAAACACTGTGCATATGTTTATGATGGTGGTGTGCTTCCATCTGGGCGAGCAGGATCAACAGTGGTGCAACTTACAAAGCCCGGAAAATACAAGATTCTTAGAGCAGGGAG CGCAAAGGAAGAGACTGTTGCGGTCCTTCAAAGGCACTCTCGTTTAGATGATGCGATGGATACATAG